The following proteins come from a genomic window of Gynuella sunshinyii YC6258:
- a CDS encoding TetR/AcrR family transcriptional regulator produces the protein MTQQDTASRILDTAQELFATHGFTETSLRSITSHAGVNLAAVNYHFGSKKELIQAVFARFLNPFCQLLDRELDVLTTENDGQAQLEQVLAVLAKTMLVGVHDSSSGNRLSLFLKLLGLAYTQSQGHLKKFLRTNYHHTYKRFISAIQLSRPDISPNDLFWRIHFAIGATIFTLSNIETLRAMALNDTRVDNHISQIVQMLLPFIVAGVDHE, from the coding sequence GTGACACAGCAGGATACCGCTTCTCGAATACTGGATACTGCCCAGGAATTATTCGCTACCCACGGTTTTACAGAAACCTCCCTCAGATCCATCACTTCTCATGCGGGTGTTAATCTGGCCGCGGTCAATTATCACTTTGGTTCCAAAAAGGAATTGATACAGGCAGTTTTTGCGCGTTTCTTGAATCCATTTTGCCAGTTACTGGATCGGGAACTGGATGTGCTGACGACCGAAAATGATGGCCAGGCTCAGTTGGAGCAGGTGTTGGCAGTATTGGCTAAAACAATGTTGGTCGGTGTGCATGATAGCTCTTCGGGCAATCGTCTGAGCTTGTTCCTGAAACTGCTTGGGCTTGCTTATACGCAGTCTCAGGGGCACTTAAAGAAGTTTCTTCGCACTAATTACCACCATACATATAAACGTTTTATCTCGGCGATTCAGTTAAGTCGCCCGGATATTTCACCTAACGACCTGTTTTGGCGGATACACTTTGCCATCGGTGCGACGATTTTTACGTTATCTAATATCGAGACATTAAGAGCCATGGCACTGAATGACACCCGGGTTGATAATCATATTTCTCAAATCGTACAGATGTTGTTGCCGTTTATTGTTGCGGGTGTGGACCACGAATAG
- the fabD gene encoding ACP S-malonyltransferase: MTDLCLFPGQGSQAPGMGKELFDRYPHLIKNASDCLGYDVKDKCLTASASDLARTEVTQPLLYLVSALSYLHHVQETGVVPEYLAGHSLGEYVALFAAGCFDFMSGLEIVAERGRLMSEVSGGSMFAVVGLPPEDIIDQLNQLSFDQLTIANYNDHSQTVIAGYCQDAQKLQDSLCAAGAKHVIPLKVSACFHTHYMKSTAEQLAAFLSRYRLSSPRIKVVANLTGQPYKPGDDVADILVKQVYSPVLWLQSMEYVLPKVDSWSELGPGKVLTGIVTRIQNSLTSSPIA, translated from the coding sequence ATGACAGATCTATGTTTATTTCCTGGCCAGGGAAGTCAGGCTCCTGGTATGGGAAAGGAGTTGTTTGATCGTTATCCTCACCTGATCAAAAATGCATCTGATTGTCTGGGGTATGATGTCAAAGATAAATGCCTGACAGCCAGCGCCAGCGATCTGGCGCGTACCGAAGTTACTCAACCCCTGCTCTATCTTGTGAGCGCACTCAGTTATTTGCACCATGTACAGGAAACCGGTGTTGTGCCCGAATATCTGGCTGGTCACAGCCTCGGTGAATACGTGGCATTGTTCGCGGCAGGATGTTTTGATTTCATGAGTGGTCTGGAGATTGTGGCTGAACGCGGACGTTTGATGTCGGAAGTTTCCGGCGGCAGTATGTTTGCTGTCGTCGGTCTTCCGCCGGAAGACATTATTGATCAATTGAATCAACTATCATTCGATCAATTGACCATTGCCAACTATAACGATCATTCCCAGACAGTGATTGCGGGTTATTGTCAGGATGCCCAAAAACTTCAGGACAGTTTGTGTGCTGCCGGTGCCAAACATGTTATTCCACTGAAAGTCAGCGCCTGTTTTCATACTCATTATATGAAAAGTACTGCTGAACAGCTGGCGGCATTTTTGTCCCGCTACCGGTTGTCATCACCACGGATAAAAGTTGTCGCCAATCTTACCGGCCAACCCTATAAGCCAGGTGATGATGTTGCTGATATCCTGGTCAAACAGGTTTACAGTCCGGTATTGTGGCTGCAGTCAATGGAATATGTGCTGCCAAAAGTGGACAGCTGGAGCGAACTGGGTCCTGGCAAGGTATTAACCGGCATCGTAACGCGCATTCAGAATTCTCTGACCAGCTCTCCAATCGCCTGA
- a CDS encoding glycoside hydrolase family 108 protein, whose translation MADFQPAFELTIRNEGGYVDHTVPGDSGGQTYAGIARKYHPQWPGWQLIDQGDTDNPALKQMVADFYQQEFWSPIKGDQIHNQQAAESIFDFAVNAGVRTSVKYAQEVVGADADGIVGPQTLASLNGYDAELFVSQFALSKVSHYVGIVQNNGDQIKFLVGWLNRTLAGVKKG comes from the coding sequence ATGGCAGATTTTCAACCGGCATTTGAATTGACTATCCGCAATGAAGGCGGTTATGTAGACCATACTGTCCCGGGTGATTCCGGTGGACAGACCTATGCGGGCATTGCCCGAAAATATCATCCTCAATGGCCAGGCTGGCAGCTCATCGATCAAGGGGATACTGACAATCCTGCACTCAAACAAATGGTTGCGGATTTTTATCAGCAGGAATTCTGGAGTCCGATCAAGGGCGATCAGATTCACAATCAACAGGCAGCGGAAAGTATCTTTGATTTTGCTGTCAATGCCGGTGTTCGAACGTCTGTTAAATACGCTCAGGAGGTGGTGGGGGCGGATGCTGATGGCATTGTTGGACCGCAAACTCTGGCCAGTCTCAATGGTTATGATGCTGAGTTGTTTGTCAGTCAGTTTGCGCTCAGTAAGGTCAGTCACTATGTGGGAATTGTTCAGAATAATGGTGACCAGATTAAGTTTTTGGTGGGCTGGTTAAACAGAACTCTGGCGGGTGTTAAAAAAGGCTGA
- a CDS encoding enoyl-CoA hydratase-related protein, translating into METVQTNIDARGVATLTINRPERANAYNDEVIYSLVTALDDFSNHPDIRLVYLKSTGQTYSAGADLTWMGKVVNSGGQSNRSDCQQTARLFSTIYNFPLPILTTIQGPVYGGGVAMVACCDIVLAATEAEFFLNDVKYGLAPAVASPYLIKALGEKRAKYYCLTTRPFTAPKALSYGLVHEVLPADHLDSAAEQIITDLCTFSPTALRQTKAMLQYSACEPFDDDLIDVTVECFAELRNGPDFQESLNTFAERKHLHHG; encoded by the coding sequence ATGGAAACCGTTCAAACCAACATTGATGCTCGCGGTGTCGCGACTCTTACCATTAACCGTCCTGAACGGGCAAATGCTTATAATGACGAAGTCATTTATTCTTTAGTAACGGCACTTGATGATTTTTCAAACCATCCGGATATTCGCCTGGTTTATCTGAAAAGCACCGGCCAAACCTATTCCGCTGGGGCTGATTTAACATGGATGGGCAAAGTTGTAAATTCCGGGGGGCAATCAAATCGCAGCGATTGTCAGCAGACCGCCAGGTTATTTTCCACTATTTATAACTTTCCGCTACCCATCCTGACAACCATCCAGGGCCCGGTATACGGGGGCGGAGTCGCTATGGTGGCCTGTTGCGATATCGTTCTGGCTGCTACCGAGGCTGAGTTTTTTTTAAATGATGTAAAGTATGGTCTCGCACCCGCAGTCGCGAGTCCATATCTGATCAAGGCGCTTGGAGAAAAACGTGCCAAGTACTATTGCCTGACTACCCGGCCTTTCACCGCGCCGAAGGCATTATCGTACGGACTGGTGCATGAAGTACTGCCTGCTGACCATCTCGATTCCGCAGCCGAACAGATTATCACAGACCTTTGCACCTTCAGCCCGACCGCTCTGAGGCAAACCAAGGCAATGCTGCAATACAGCGCCTGTGAGCCGTTTGACGATGACTTGATTGATGTAACCGTGGAATGCTTCGCGGAACTCCGAAACGGACCGGATTTCCAGGAGAGTCTGAACACATTTGCGGAGCGCAAGCACCTGCACCATGGATAA
- a CDS encoding TusE/DsrC/DsvC family sulfur relay protein: protein MNIDPEGFLLNFRDWDRNLAHQIAADNQIELTDEHWEIIELAQAFFQEFDYAPSQRPLANFIKLKLDKAKASSIYLMKLFGASPAKMVARIAGLPKPKNCL, encoded by the coding sequence GTGAATATTGATCCTGAAGGTTTTCTACTGAATTTTCGCGATTGGGACCGCAACCTGGCCCATCAAATTGCCGCTGACAATCAGATAGAGCTTACCGATGAACACTGGGAAATCATCGAACTGGCACAGGCTTTTTTTCAGGAATTTGATTACGCACCTTCCCAACGTCCGTTGGCGAATTTTATTAAACTAAAGCTGGACAAAGCCAAAGCCTCCAGTATTTATCTGATGAAACTCTTCGGGGCCAGCCCGGCCAAAATGGTAGCCAGAATTGCCGGGCTGCCTAAACCTAAAAACTGTCTTTAA
- a CDS encoding insulinase family protein, whose amino-acid sequence MPHHSAFELIRTQEISSLGIQAQEYRHRQTGAQHFHLKTDYDENVFLVALRTIPTDSTGVAHILEHTVLCGSEKYPVRDPFFTMIRRSLNTFMNAFTSSDWTAYPFASENRKDFFNLLDVYLDAVFFSNLNELDFKQEGHRLEFENAQDASSALQYKGVVFNEMKGAMSSATQKLWRLFTRHLWDESTYHHNSGGEPVDITDLSYEQLKEFYRVHYHPSNAIFMTFGNIPVEELQQKIHDQALSRFEPLGKTLRVMPEPVRSAPRSVVEKYAVEEGDLDNKTHVLVGWMLGDSANLFEQMEAHLISNLLLDNSASPLRKALEQSDLGVSPSPLCGLETSNREMAFVCGLEGSNPDQAEAVEQLILDTLKKVADEGVPQEQLEAVLHQLEFSQREIGGDSYPYGLQLILGCLPAAVHDGDALADLDIDPILTKLRENITQPAYIPDLIHKLFLNNYHRTRLVMEPDAQLAAAQDNAEREKLDAISASLSDEQKQQLVEQARLLEERQAQQDDPAILPKVTLEDVPADIHHLEPKISTPQWSHYQAGSNGISYVQVVCKVPELTEAELQLVPTLTTLLTELGTSGQSYLDVQGLQARYTGGLNAWMGYRSALDSCAKVTGHFVLSGKALDRNVSHLEDLMMEHLQNPRFDELDRIYELISQIRTRKEQSITGNGHALAMGAASASWSLGGRLNLMLNGLESIQYIKRMHDGLADEAGRESLSQQLVQLHRKLLSTEKQVLTIADHDLDVARWQPMLAGSPGVELNAGQFEHTNTAWMTNTQVNFCAKAYPTVAPDHPDNPVFTILAGILRNHYLHSAIREKGGAYGGGASHDSSNGVFRFYSYRDPRLKGTLDDFDKSLQWFVETEVTYDMFEEALLGVISSMDKPASPSGEAKSEFYNRLYGRTPEQRRQYREQLLSVSLEDLKRVTEQYLLNQPASTAVITQSSQQSQISELGLTVLKI is encoded by the coding sequence ATGCCGCACCATAGTGCATTCGAACTAATCAGAACTCAGGAAATATCCTCTCTGGGCATTCAGGCTCAGGAATACCGCCACCGTCAGACCGGGGCGCAACACTTTCATTTAAAAACTGATTATGATGAGAACGTTTTTTTGGTGGCCCTTCGCACCATTCCAACCGACTCCACAGGTGTTGCTCATATACTGGAACATACCGTGTTATGCGGCAGTGAAAAATATCCGGTGCGTGATCCATTCTTTACCATGATCCGGCGTTCTTTGAATACATTTATGAACGCGTTCACCAGCAGTGACTGGACTGCATACCCATTTGCCAGTGAAAACCGCAAAGACTTTTTTAATCTGTTGGACGTTTATCTCGATGCCGTCTTTTTTTCCAATTTAAATGAACTGGATTTCAAGCAGGAAGGCCATCGCCTTGAGTTTGAAAATGCTCAGGATGCTTCTTCTGCGTTGCAGTACAAAGGCGTGGTTTTCAACGAAATGAAGGGTGCCATGAGTTCCGCCACTCAAAAATTGTGGCGACTCTTTACCCGGCATTTATGGGATGAATCGACCTATCATCACAACAGTGGCGGTGAACCGGTTGATATCACCGATCTGTCGTATGAACAATTAAAAGAGTTCTATCGGGTTCATTATCATCCTTCCAATGCCATTTTTATGACCTTTGGAAATATCCCGGTTGAAGAGCTGCAGCAAAAAATCCATGACCAGGCTTTGTCTCGTTTTGAGCCTCTGGGCAAGACTCTGCGAGTCATGCCGGAGCCGGTCAGATCAGCACCGCGTTCAGTGGTGGAAAAATATGCAGTCGAAGAAGGTGATCTTGATAACAAAACCCACGTATTAGTGGGCTGGATGCTGGGCGACAGTGCCAATCTGTTTGAACAGATGGAAGCGCATCTGATCAGCAACCTGTTGTTGGACAACAGTGCTTCGCCGCTTCGCAAAGCGTTGGAACAGAGCGACCTCGGAGTCTCTCCATCACCATTGTGCGGCCTGGAAACCTCTAACCGGGAAATGGCATTTGTCTGTGGACTTGAAGGCTCCAATCCCGATCAGGCTGAAGCCGTTGAACAACTGATACTGGATACCCTGAAAAAAGTGGCTGATGAAGGCGTTCCTCAGGAGCAGCTGGAAGCGGTATTGCATCAGTTGGAGTTCAGTCAGCGGGAGATCGGTGGCGATAGTTACCCTTACGGTCTACAGCTCATTCTCGGCTGTTTGCCTGCTGCTGTGCATGATGGTGATGCCCTGGCGGACCTCGATATCGATCCAATTCTGACCAAGCTGCGGGAAAATATCACTCAGCCAGCTTATATCCCGGATTTGATCCATAAGCTGTTTCTCAATAATTATCATCGTACCCGTCTGGTCATGGAACCGGATGCACAGCTGGCTGCCGCCCAGGATAACGCTGAACGGGAAAAACTGGATGCCATCAGCGCCTCGTTAAGCGACGAGCAGAAACAACAGTTGGTCGAGCAGGCCAGGCTGCTGGAAGAGCGTCAGGCGCAACAGGATGATCCCGCCATTTTGCCGAAAGTCACGTTAGAGGATGTGCCAGCCGATATTCATCATCTTGAACCCAAAATCAGCACGCCTCAATGGTCTCACTATCAGGCAGGCAGTAACGGTATCAGCTATGTCCAGGTGGTTTGTAAAGTGCCCGAGCTGACCGAAGCGGAACTGCAACTGGTGCCCACACTGACCACGCTGTTGACTGAACTGGGTACCTCCGGTCAAAGCTATCTTGACGTTCAGGGCTTACAGGCCCGCTACACTGGTGGCTTGAATGCCTGGATGGGATACCGCTCGGCCCTGGACAGTTGTGCCAAAGTCACGGGTCATTTTGTGCTATCCGGTAAGGCACTGGATCGTAATGTTTCCCATCTCGAAGACTTGATGATGGAGCATCTGCAAAATCCAAGGTTTGACGAGCTGGATCGTATTTACGAACTGATCAGTCAGATCCGTACGCGTAAGGAGCAGTCCATCACCGGCAATGGTCATGCACTTGCCATGGGTGCCGCATCTGCGAGCTGGTCTCTGGGAGGTCGTTTGAACCTGATGTTGAATGGTCTGGAGTCCATTCAATACATTAAACGTATGCACGATGGTTTGGCAGATGAAGCCGGTAGAGAGTCGTTGTCACAGCAACTGGTACAGCTGCATCGAAAACTGCTTTCCACAGAGAAGCAGGTATTGACAATCGCTGACCATGATCTCGATGTCGCCCGCTGGCAGCCCATGCTGGCGGGTAGCCCTGGAGTGGAGCTGAATGCCGGACAGTTTGAACATACCAATACCGCCTGGATGACCAACACACAGGTGAATTTCTGTGCCAAAGCATATCCTACCGTAGCACCGGACCATCCTGATAATCCGGTCTTCACCATTCTGGCCGGCATACTGCGCAATCACTACCTGCACAGCGCGATTCGTGAGAAAGGTGGAGCCTACGGCGGTGGTGCGAGTCATGATTCCTCCAACGGTGTATTCCGCTTCTACAGCTACCGTGACCCGCGCCTCAAGGGTACGCTGGATGATTTCGACAAGTCGTTACAATGGTTTGTCGAGACCGAAGTCACCTACGACATGTTTGAAGAAGCTCTGCTGGGCGTAATCAGCTCCATGGACAAACCGGCATCACCGTCCGGTGAAGCAAAATCGGAGTTTTATAATCGCTTGTATGGCCGTACTCCCGAACAGCGTCGCCAGTATCGTGAACAGTTGCTGTCAGTCAGTCTGGAGGACCTCAAGCGGGTGACCGAACAGTACCTGTTGAATCAACCTGCCAGTACTGCCGTGATTACCCAGAGCAGCCAGCAGTCACAAATATCAGAGTTGGGGCTGACCGTACTGAAAATTTAG
- a CDS encoding glycosyl transferase family protein produces MNKHPFAEFIRILGRGKNGSRSLTREEARDAFSMVLENTIEDVQLGAFLMLLRVKEETGEEIAGFVDASKQHINAPQHLHADIDWGCYAGKRRHNPWFVLSALALSQAGYKVFMHGAQGHTAGRVYAEDTFMELGLPIANNWQQVETAMTQQNIVYFPIAHLCPRLHDLIELRPLLGLRSPVHTLARLLNPLNSSAVVQGIFHPAYNGIHQRAACQLGYKSTLIIRGEGGEFERNPESKLTLFRVMDGLESTLDMDMVLKQRQVKPESLDLTYMKSIWHGTHNDIYAEAAITATLQLALMAMATDMSPEQASQKAQEIWLNRNPETLQP; encoded by the coding sequence ATGAACAAACATCCATTCGCGGAATTTATCCGCATTCTCGGACGAGGCAAGAACGGCAGTCGTTCATTGACTCGTGAAGAAGCGCGCGACGCGTTTTCCATGGTATTGGAGAATACCATCGAAGACGTGCAGCTCGGTGCGTTCCTGATGTTGCTAAGGGTCAAGGAAGAAACCGGTGAGGAAATTGCCGGATTTGTCGACGCCAGCAAACAGCATATAAATGCGCCACAACACCTGCACGCAGACATCGATTGGGGATGTTATGCCGGTAAACGTCGACACAATCCCTGGTTCGTCCTCAGTGCTCTGGCTCTTTCCCAGGCTGGTTACAAGGTCTTTATGCATGGCGCACAAGGACATACGGCTGGCAGGGTTTATGCTGAAGATACCTTTATGGAACTGGGTTTACCGATAGCGAACAACTGGCAACAGGTGGAAACCGCTATGACGCAGCAAAATATTGTTTATTTTCCGATTGCGCATTTATGTCCGCGTCTTCATGACCTGATCGAACTGCGTCCTTTACTTGGACTGCGCTCCCCGGTTCATACACTGGCAAGACTGCTCAATCCACTGAATTCATCAGCAGTGGTACAAGGTATTTTTCACCCGGCTTATAACGGCATTCATCAGCGGGCTGCCTGCCAGCTCGGCTATAAAAGCACCTTGATCATTCGTGGCGAAGGTGGTGAATTTGAACGTAATCCGGAATCGAAGCTGACGCTGTTTCGAGTGATGGACGGCCTGGAAAGCACCCTGGATATGGACATGGTGCTCAAACAAAGACAGGTCAAACCTGAGTCTTTGGATTTGACCTATATGAAGTCCATATGGCACGGAACTCACAATGACATTTATGCAGAAGCGGCCATCACTGCTACCCTGCAACTTGCATTGATGGCCATGGCAACAGATATGTCCCCCGAACAGGCGAGCCAAAAAGCTCAGGAGATCTGGCTGAACAGAAATCCTGAGACCTTACAGCCCTGA
- a CDS encoding Bax inhibitor-1/YccA family protein, protein MSDLQELNSIASGNRSATSVSASSNKVLRNTYSLLALTLLFSAFTAFAGMAMGIGQGASLVMMLGAIGILWFVLPRSINSGMGLVWTFVFTGLMGASLAPMLSYYVGAGMGGLVLQALGGTAVIFFALSAYALVTKRDFSFLGGILFIGLLVVLVAALANIFLAIPAMQLMVSSAVILIMSGYILYDTSRIIHGGETNYISATIGLYLNIYNIFVHLLSILGIMNDD, encoded by the coding sequence ATGTCCGATTTACAAGAGTTGAACAGTATTGCTTCGGGCAACCGTAGCGCAACTTCCGTTTCAGCATCTTCAAACAAAGTCTTACGTAATACCTACAGCCTGCTGGCGCTGACCTTACTGTTTAGTGCGTTTACCGCTTTTGCGGGTATGGCAATGGGTATCGGTCAGGGAGCCTCTCTGGTCATGATGCTTGGTGCCATCGGTATTCTTTGGTTTGTCCTACCACGTTCTATTAATTCCGGTATGGGTCTGGTCTGGACATTCGTGTTCACCGGTCTGATGGGTGCATCTCTGGCCCCCATGCTAAGTTATTATGTCGGTGCCGGAATGGGCGGTCTGGTACTTCAGGCCCTGGGTGGTACCGCAGTCATCTTCTTCGCTCTGTCTGCGTATGCACTCGTCACCAAGCGTGATTTCTCGTTTCTGGGAGGCATCCTGTTTATAGGTCTGCTGGTGGTTCTGGTTGCTGCTCTGGCTAATATCTTCCTGGCTATTCCAGCAATGCAACTGATGGTATCCAGCGCGGTGATTCTGATCATGTCTGGATATATCCTGTACGATACCAGCCGCATTATTCATGGTGGTGAAACCAACTACATCAGCGCAACTATCGGTCTGTACCTGAACATCTATAACATCTTTGTTCACCTGCTCTCTATTCTGGGCATTATGAACGACGACTAA
- a CDS encoding thymidine kinase, which produces MAQLYFYYSAMNAGKSTSLLQSAYNYRERGMQVLLYTAAIDDRFGKGRICSRIGLESEALTFGDQDLYQEIQAMINRGEQYACILIDEAQFLSKVQVDQLARIVDLHDMPVLCYGIRTDFMGELFPGSERLLAIADKISELKTICYCGRKASMVVRMDQNGNAIAEGEQIVIGGNESYVSMCRKHYMEAVGRY; this is translated from the coding sequence ATGGCGCAGCTGTATTTTTATTATTCAGCCATGAATGCAGGTAAGTCGACTTCTCTATTGCAAAGTGCATACAACTACCGCGAGCGCGGGATGCAGGTGTTGTTATACACAGCGGCCATCGATGATCGTTTTGGTAAGGGCAGAATCTGCAGCCGTATCGGCCTGGAATCGGAAGCGTTGACCTTTGGTGATCAGGACCTGTACCAGGAAATTCAGGCCATGATCAATCGGGGTGAGCAGTACGCCTGTATTCTGATCGATGAAGCGCAGTTTCTGAGCAAGGTACAGGTTGATCAGTTGGCCAGAATAGTGGATCTGCACGACATGCCGGTGTTGTGTTATGGAATCCGGACCGACTTCATGGGAGAGCTGTTTCCAGGTTCTGAGCGATTACTGGCCATTGCCGATAAGATTTCTGAATTGAAGACCATCTGTTATTGTGGGCGCAAAGCTTCCATGGTGGTCAGGATGGATCAGAACGGAAATGCAATCGCTGAAGGTGAGCAAATTGTCATCGGTGGCAATGAGTCATACGTGTCCATGTGCCGGAAACACTATATGGAAGCCGTTGGTCGTTATTAA
- a CDS encoding EAL and HDOD domain-containing protein codes for MSESEGDLILLAAQPIYRYDMSLFGSELLYRDPDSKSALEVGEVFATSEVVLNLCSSVSTQMEKLNRPVFINISKDFLLSETFLPLNPDLVFIELVERIEVDAAVVRSVKAWKRKGFHFALDDFEFDESWQPLLELAEVIKIDIMEQDVEQVRALKQQYSYLDTKWLAEKVENDEEFQTYKAMGFEYFQGYFLARPKLIHGKKIRPEQGNLVQVLKILNDESADIDSITDVVSRSPKLSMQLLRIINSSLYSLNKQVNSLQEAIVYLGLETLKYWAILFSFMSASDSPVEVFRLAMTRAKTCEFYCASLNLSKATAGKAFLIGLLSATDILLGIKTREFINMIDLSEEMSSALTRMEGDLGKVLKHVLITEQQVLKGEDFKSNMRLTVAFNQAFLWTEEVIREMERL; via the coding sequence ATGAGTGAATCTGAAGGGGATTTAATCCTCCTCGCTGCGCAACCTATTTATCGTTATGACATGTCACTGTTTGGATCAGAGTTACTTTATCGTGACCCCGATTCAAAGTCGGCACTCGAAGTGGGTGAAGTATTTGCAACCAGTGAGGTAGTGTTGAATCTTTGTTCCAGTGTCTCCACGCAAATGGAGAAATTGAATCGCCCGGTTTTTATCAACATTTCCAAAGACTTTCTGCTATCAGAAACCTTTCTTCCATTGAATCCTGATCTGGTGTTTATTGAACTGGTTGAGCGTATTGAAGTGGATGCAGCGGTGGTGCGGTCGGTAAAGGCATGGAAGCGCAAAGGTTTTCATTTTGCATTGGATGATTTTGAATTTGATGAAAGTTGGCAGCCGCTGCTTGAACTGGCCGAGGTTATTAAGATTGATATCATGGAACAGGACGTTGAACAGGTTCGCGCGCTTAAGCAACAGTACAGTTATCTGGATACCAAATGGCTGGCTGAGAAAGTGGAAAATGATGAAGAGTTTCAGACCTACAAAGCAATGGGTTTTGAATATTTTCAAGGCTATTTTCTGGCCAGACCGAAACTGATCCATGGGAAAAAGATTCGTCCGGAACAGGGCAATCTGGTTCAGGTATTGAAAATACTGAATGATGAATCAGCAGATATTGACTCTATTACTGACGTGGTCAGTCGCAGCCCAAAACTGAGCATGCAGTTGCTTAGAATAATCAACAGCTCTTTATATTCCCTGAATAAACAAGTGAACAGCCTGCAGGAGGCGATTGTTTATCTGGGGCTGGAAACCTTAAAGTACTGGGCCATCCTGTTTTCATTTATGTCCGCCAGTGACAGTCCCGTAGAAGTCTTCAGACTGGCAATGACCAGAGCCAAGACCTGTGAGTTTTATTGCGCTTCGCTGAATCTATCTAAAGCAACCGCAGGAAAAGCATTTTTGATCGGACTGCTGAGTGCAACAGATATTCTACTGGGTATAAAAACCAGGGAATTCATCAACATGATAGACCTCTCGGAAGAGATGAGCAGCGCTTTGACTCGAATGGAAGGCGATCTGGGCAAAGTGCTGAAACATGTTTTGATCACAGAACAACAAGTCTTAAAAGGTGAGGATTTCAAGTCAAACATGCGACTGACCGTCGCATTCAATCAGGCATTTTTATGGACTGAAGAGGTTATTCGGGAAATGGAACGTCTATAA
- a CDS encoding DsrE family protein — translation MSDTFCFVFESDAFTSQVMDEGIDMAFAAAAFDQAVTVILTAKNSRLVHQHNQSQHRLIKKLKSLSMYGIEQLFVLDDTEELMPGWETIDADQYQQALNTANQVMVF, via the coding sequence ATGAGCGATACATTCTGTTTTGTGTTCGAAAGCGATGCATTTACTTCCCAGGTGATGGATGAAGGCATTGATATGGCATTTGCCGCCGCTGCATTTGATCAGGCAGTGACCGTTATTTTGACAGCGAAAAACAGCCGGTTGGTCCACCAACACAATCAGTCACAGCATCGGCTGATCAAAAAACTGAAGTCGCTATCGATGTATGGCATCGAACAGTTGTTTGTCCTGGACGATACCGAAGAATTGATGCCCGGATGGGAAACCATTGATGCAGACCAGTATCAGCAAGCACTGAATACTGCTAATCAGGTAATGGTGTTTTAA
- the tusD gene encoding sulfurtransferase complex subunit TusD — MNYSVTVTAPPYLSESHETAFSVCEALLTAGHTLTQVFFYADAVAIANTLTIPHQNEVNWQQAWLTLAHQHELDLIVCVAAALRRGIVNEQEAHNNQLPYANCHSGFTISGLGEWVTATVMADRHLVFK, encoded by the coding sequence ATGAATTACAGCGTTACAGTCACCGCACCACCCTACCTCTCGGAAAGCCACGAAACAGCGTTTTCCGTGTGTGAGGCCCTGCTGACGGCCGGACATACTTTAACCCAGGTATTCTTTTATGCTGATGCTGTTGCCATTGCCAACACGCTGACGATTCCTCACCAAAATGAAGTCAACTGGCAGCAGGCCTGGCTGACACTGGCTCATCAGCACGAACTGGATTTGATTGTCTGTGTGGCCGCAGCTCTGAGACGAGGTATCGTCAACGAACAGGAAGCCCATAATAATCAACTCCCCTATGCTAACTGTCATTCCGGGTTTACCATTTCCGGACTGGGTGAATGGGTCACCGCGACAGTCATGGCAGACAGACATCTGGTGTTCAAATGA